The following nucleotide sequence is from Streptomyces bathyalis.
CGCGGCGGCTGCTCGCTGGGAGGGCGGCCGCCTCGAAATCGTCGACTCCAACCAGGGCAGCACGTGGATCGTGAACGAGCTGGCGCAGCTGTTCTCGCTCGACCCGTCCTCCGTGCGGGTGGTGTCCGAACACGTCGGCGGAGCCTTCGGTTCCAAGGGCGTGCGTGCGCACCAGGTGGCCGCCGTGATGGCGGCGACCGTCCTCCAGCGCCCGGTCCGGGTCGTGCTGACCCGCCGGCAGATGTTCTCGCTCATCGGCTACCGGAGCCCGACGGCGCAGCGGATCAAGCTCGGGGCCGACGCCGACGGCCGGCTGCGCGCCCTGCAGCACGACTCGCTCAGCCTCACCTCGACCGTGCACGAGTTCGTCGAGGGATGCGCCGCTGTGGGGCGGGTGATGTACGACGCCGACGCCCACCACACGGCCAACCGGATCGTGCGGCTCGACGTGCCGAGCCCGACGTTCATGCGCGCGCCGGGTGAGGCACCGGGCTCGTTCGCGATCGAGTCGGCGCTCGACGAACTCGCCGAGAAGTGCGGCATCGACCCGATCGCGCTGCGCGCCCGCAACGATCCGCAGACCGGCCCCGTGTCCGGGCTGCCGTTCAGCAGCCGCCGCGTGATGGCCTGCTTCGAGGAGGGCGCCCGCAGGTTCGGCTGGGAGGGCCGGGACCCGCGTCCGGCCGTGCGGCGTGAGGGGCGGCTGCTGGTGGGGACCGGCACCGCCGCCGCCTCCTTCCCCGCACGTGCCGTTCCGTCCACGGGGGCGGTGACGGCGGAAGCGGACGGCACGTTCACGGTGCGGATCACAGCCGCCGACATCGGAACCGGCGCGCGCACCGCCCTGACCCTCGTCGCCGCCGAGGAGCTCGGCGTGGCTCCTGAACAGGTGCACGTCCGCATCGGCGACAGCGACTTCGGCCAGGCGATGATCGCCGGCGGTTCGATGGGGACCCGGTCCTGGGCGTGGGCGGTGACGTCCGCCGCGCGCGATCTGCGGGAGCAACTGGCCCTGGGCGGCAGCATTCCACCGGAGGGCATCACGGCGCGCTCCGACACCGCCGAGGCGATCGGGGCGCTCGCGGAGACCGAACGGCACTCGTTCGGGGCGCAGTTCGCGGAGGTCGCGGTGGACACCGCCACCGGCGAAGTACGTGTGCGGCGCATGCTCGGCATCTTCGCGGCGGGCCGGATCGTCAACCCGCTGACTGCGCGCAGCCAGTTCGTCGGCGGAATGACGTGGGGCATTTCCATGGCGCTGCACGAGGAGGCGTTCCGGGACCAGGCATCGGGAGCCAACGTCGGTGCGGACTTCGCGGGTTACCACGTCTCGGCGAACGCTGACGTGCCGCACATCGAGGCGGACTGGGTCGACGACCCGGAGCCGGACGACCCTGTCGGCATCAAGGGCATCGGCGAGATCGGCATCGTGGGCGCCGCCGCGGCGATCGCCAACGCGGTCTGGCACGCCACCGGCGTCCGGCACCGCGATCTGCCGATCCGGCCCGACCGCGTACTGACGGCGGAGGCCGGAGCAGGAGTCGCTGCGCCTGCTCCGTGAGCGCATGGGACAGGTGGGATGAGCGGCGGAACCGCCGGCCCGGGATCGGCAGTTGCAGCTGACCCCGGACAGCGGCCACTCCCCCGCGATCCACGGCGGATGCCGGCGGAGTTCCTGACCGGGAACCCCGCCGGCATCCGCAGCGCCGTCCGCGACGTCAGGTGCGCACCGCTTCGCCGGGTACGGCCTGCGGCTGTCCGGCGAGTGCCTCTGCCTCGGGCCGGGCGTGGTCGTCCGGCTGCTTCCCCCCGTCCCGTCCGCCGCGTGACGTCGGGGCGTCGGGGAGGCCCAGCAGCCCGAAGACCCGGTGGGCCGCGCCCGTCTCCCTCCGCAGGACCAGCCCCCAGACGGCGAGTGCGGCAAGGGGCGTTCCCGCCCACCAGCCGAGTTGGTGGATGAGCACGCTCGCGAGGACGGCAGAGCCCAGCGCCAGCCCGAAGACGGCGAGCAGGAAGGTTCCGACGATACGGAGCGCGCTGCGCATCTCGACGCCCGCCTCCCGCTGTCCGCTGCGGATCGCCGTGACCAGCACGTAGAACAGCACCGGCAGGAGCACCACACCCATGCCGGCCAGGGTCAGCCCGACGGCCGAGACCGCCCAGTCACCGGCCCGAGAGAGCAGCTCGCCGGGGCCGTGGCTCGCGGGCCACTCGGCGAACTCCTCGCGCCCCGGCGAGAAGAAGCGCTGGTAGCCCCGCCCGTCCCAGCCGTGGACGAGGATGAGGAACATCCCGAGGTAGCCGACGCCGGTCTGCAGAAAGGCCGCGTACACGCGCCCGCGTACGACGAGACGCCGTGCCACCTCGTATCCCAGCAGCCCCTGGCTGACGTTCGTGAGCGCGAACAGCGCGACCAGCCAGCCGGGCAGAGCCCCGTGCCCGCCGGCGACCTGCATGGTCTCCCAGTCGGGAAAGCTCCACAGCAGCCATATCCCGCTCGGCGCGAACAGCATGCCGCAGTAGACGGCGGTGGCGAGGAAGTAGGGGGGCGGCTGCTGCGGACCGCCCTTCCCGGACGGCCGTTGGGGGCGCGCCTGCCGGAGGTGGAAGGCCGCGGCGGTCCCGAAGCCCGCCCCGATCCCGTAGGCCCAGAAGACGTCGACTTGCACCATGAGCTGGATCCCTTCTCGGAATGACATGTCATTCTGCTCGGTGGGCAAAGAAAAGGCCGGGGCTGCTTCGCCCCGGCCGGCGGGCCGCCGGCGTCAGGTGCCTCCGAGCCCGTCGAACATGAGCGTCTCCACCGTCCGGATCCACGAGGTGCGCATCTCCTCGGCGTCCCGGACGTGGAGCAGTTGCGCGCACCCGGCGAGGATCATGCCGTTCACGGCCAGACCGACCACCTGCGGGTCCAACTCCCGGCGTACGAAGCCCCTCGTCTGACCGTTGCGGATGAAGGCGGCCGTATAGGCGCCTGCGTTCTCCACGGCGGAGCCGAGGACTCCCGGGTCGGTACGTGCTATGGCCGCCGCGTCGTAGAACAGCACCCGGGCCAGATCGGGCTCGGCGACCACGAGGTCGAAGAGCTTGTTGCCGATGCGCCGCACCTGCTCCCGGTACTCCCCCAGGGAACGGGAGGACTGCGGATCCTCATCGGCGATCGCGTCCTGCATCTGCCCGAGTGCGCGGACGACGAGGCTGCGGGCGATGTCCTCCTTGTTCTTGAAGTAGCGGTAGAACGTCCCGTGCCCGGCGCCCAGTTCGCGGGCGATGTCGGCGATCCCGGTCGCGTGGTACCCCTTCTCGGCGATGACCTTGCCGGCAGCACGGAGGATGACCTCCCGCTTGTCCACCACACCTTGGGGCACAGCGCTCACCTGGTTCCTTCACCGCCGATCCGACCGGAATGACGTGTCATTCTCGTGTCGGGTCCGGTGAGTGTCAACCCGGCCAGGCGCACTTCGCGGGCAGGGACGTCCCAACTCGCGGCGTTCCCCCTCGTCTTCGGCGCCGTGAGAATGCCCGGCTTCGGCCGACGGCGTCGCCGGTTGTCCGGTCAGCCGGTGGGACGGGATATGTAGCGTCCCTCCGGCCGGCCCGTCACCTCACCGTTCGCGCAGACGGGACGGCCGCGCAGGAACGTCGCCCTCACGCTCGCGCCGATCTCCAGGCCCTGCATGGGCGAATACTCCTGCACCGACTCGGAGTTGGCCGCGTCCACCGTCCATGAGCGGTCGGGATCGACGAGGGCCAGGTCCGCGTCGTAGCCCTCGGCGATCATCCCCTTGGAGCGAAGACCGAAGCGCTGTGCGGGATTCCAGGACGTGAGCTCCGCGACCTTCTGGAGCGGGAGGCCGTGGGAGCCGGCGGCGCCGGCCAGGCCCGGGAGCAGGTACTCGGTACCGCCGAAGCCCGACTTGGCCGCGAAGACGTCGCTCTTCGGGTCGCCGAACTTCACCTCCTCCTTGCAGCACGCGTGGTCGCTGACGACCCAGTCGACGTTGCCCGCCACGAGGTGCTCCCAGAGCGCGTCGACGTCCTCCTGCGGGCGCAGCGGCGGGTTGACCTTGCCGCCGAT
It contains:
- a CDS encoding xanthine dehydrogenase family protein molybdopterin-binding subunit, whose protein sequence is MTTTTTGTTPAKSSHGAAHTRVEGLEKVTGAARYAGDIPFAELAHGWLVLSTVARGRVVSVETGPVLEMPGVLEVLHHGNAPHVNTDYVGLLGPPDPTVAVFQNDRVPHRGWPVALVVAETSEQAREAAEALVVQYEEEPHDIAFAAGRPDAYAHDGMGSAVEEKGDLEAELASSAVVVDEEYTTPEEHHNPMEPHAAAARWEGGRLEIVDSNQGSTWIVNELAQLFSLDPSSVRVVSEHVGGAFGSKGVRAHQVAAVMAATVLQRPVRVVLTRRQMFSLIGYRSPTAQRIKLGADADGRLRALQHDSLSLTSTVHEFVEGCAAVGRVMYDADAHHTANRIVRLDVPSPTFMRAPGEAPGSFAIESALDELAEKCGIDPIALRARNDPQTGPVSGLPFSSRRVMACFEEGARRFGWEGRDPRPAVRREGRLLVGTGTAAASFPARAVPSTGAVTAEADGTFTVRITAADIGTGARTALTLVAAEELGVAPEQVHVRIGDSDFGQAMIAGGSMGTRSWAWAVTSAARDLREQLALGGSIPPEGITARSDTAEAIGALAETERHSFGAQFAEVAVDTATGEVRVRRMLGIFAAGRIVNPLTARSQFVGGMTWGISMALHEEAFRDQASGANVGADFAGYHVSANADVPHIEADWVDDPEPDDPVGIKGIGEIGIVGAAAAIANAVWHATGVRHRDLPIRPDRVLTAEAGAGVAAPAP
- a CDS encoding TetR/AcrR family transcriptional regulator; this translates as MSAVPQGVVDKREVILRAAGKVIAEKGYHATGIADIARELGAGHGTFYRYFKNKEDIARSLVVRALGQMQDAIADEDPQSSRSLGEYREQVRRIGNKLFDLVVAEPDLARVLFYDAAAIARTDPGVLGSAVENAGAYTAAFIRNGQTRGFVRRELDPQVVGLAVNGMILAGCAQLLHVRDAEEMRTSWIRTVETLMFDGLGGT